Part of the Xanthomonas sp. SI genome is shown below.
CGCGCTGGGCTTGCGCCAGGCATCGGTGGCGATCCAGCCGGGGCTGATGCAGTTGACCCGCACCGCCGGCCCGGCGCTGATCGCCAGCGCATGGGTGAAGGCCAGCAGGCCGCCTTTCGCCGCCGCGTAGGCTTCGCTGTCGGGTTCTGATTGGTGGGCGCGGGTCGAGGCGATATTGACGATCGCGCCGCCGCCGGGGCTGTCGCGGAGTGCCGGCAGCGCGTGCTTGCTGCACAGGAAGGCGCCGCCCAGACTTGCGCCCAGGCGCCGGTTCCATTCGCGCAGCGCCAGGCGCTCCAGCGGGCCGCTGTGCGGATCGGCGACGCCGGCATTGTTGACCAGGCCGTCGATGCGGCCGAACTGCGCCAGTGCTGCGTCGACGAAGCGCCGCACGCCGGCTTCGGCGGCCACGTCCAGGCGCCGGAACAACACCCGGTCGCCGGCATCGAGTTCGGCGACGCAGGCGCGCCCGGCCTCGGCGTCCAGATCGCCGAACGCGACCCGGCCGCCGGCGCCCAGCACCGCCTGCACCACGCCGCGGCCGATGCCCTGCGCGCCGCCGGTGACCAGGATCACGCGGTCGCGCAGCGGCAGGGCGGGGGTGGTGGGTATCGGCGGGATCAGGGACATGGCGGACGACCGTGCGGGGCGGGAGTACAGCGTAGCCAGGCGGCCGTGCAGTCGGCGTTGCCGTCGTCGCGGCTGTGTGTGGGTGTCGACAGACAGCGGGGCGCCCGTACCCTCATCCGCCCCTTCGGGGCACCTTCTCCCGGAGGGAGAAGGGGGCGCTGGCTTGCTTGAGCCCCTCTCCCACCGGGAGAGGGGTTGGGGTGAGGGTACGTCCGCACGCAAACCCTGGCGCAGCCATGCCGCCACCGCAAATCAGCGTTCCGGCCCCGGCCGCTGCAATCGGCCCGTCCGTCCCCATTTCCACTGCATCGCTTTGCAGGAACCCGCTCTCCATGATGCCGATCTCCATCCTCGATCTCGCCCCGGTCTGCGAAGGCAGCGACACCACCCAGGCCTTCTCCAACATGCTGGACCTGGCGCAGCACGCCGAGCGCTGGGGCTATCACCGCTACTGGCTGGCCGAGCACCACAACATGCCCGGCATCGCCAGCGCCGCCACCGCGGTGCTGATCGGGCACGTGGCCGGCGGCACGCGCCGGATCCGGGTCGGTGCCGGCGGCATCATGCTGCCCAACCACGCGCCGCTGCAGGTGGCCGAGCAGTTCGGCACGCTGGCCTCGCTGTATCCAGGGCGCATCGACCTGGGCCTGGGCCGCGCGCCCGGCACCGACCAGGCCACGGCGCGCGCCTTGCGCCGCTACTTCGACAGCGCCGACCAGTTCCCGCACGACGTCGCCGAGCTGCTGCGCTATTTCGAGCCGGCCGAACCCGGCCAGCTGGTGCGCGCTGTGCCCGGCGCCGGCATCGAGGTGCCGGTGTGGCTGCTCGGCTCCAGCCTGTTCAGCGCGCGCCTGGCGGCGACGCTGGGGCTGCCGTTCGCGTTCGCCTCGCACTTCGCCCCGGATGCGATGGACGAGGCGCTGGCGGTCTACCGGCGCGAGTTCCGCCCCTCGGCGCGGCTGCGCGATCCTTACGCGGTGCTGGCGTTGAACGTGGTCGGCGCCGAGTCTGCGGACGCGGCACGTCGCCTGTTCACCACCCAGCAGCAGAGCTTCGTCAATTTGCGCCGCGGCCGCCCGGGGCTGATCCCGCCGCCGATCGACGACATCGAGGCGTTCTGGCAGCCGCACGAGAAGGCCGGCGTGGAGCGCGCGCTGGCCTGCACCGTGCTCGGCGATGCGGCCGAGGTCGCGCGCGGCATGGCCGCGTTCGTCGCCCGCCATCGCCCGGACGAACTGCTGCTGACCGCCAACATCCACGACCACGCGGCGCGGCTGCGCTCGTTCGCGATCGCCGCCGAGGCATGGACCCAGGCGGCCGCCGCATAGGCATCGGCAGGCGTGGCCACGCACTGCACGGCCGCGTCTGGACTACCTTGGCGCGCAGCGTAGACAAGTCGCGGCGACAGCGGCGGTTTTCACTTCGTCTTGCCGGGGCCTTGGATCAGATTCGGATGGCGTGCCAGGGGCTGGCGCGCACGTGGCGGCAGGACCCGGCATCGCGCCGGTCGGCGCCACGCATCAATGGATCGAAACAGGGGGCGTCACATGGAATCCGAGTACCTGCCGCCGGCCGCGCGCGGCTGCGGCCTGGAGGCCGTCTTGCATCAGCTCGCGCTGCAACTGCAACGTCTGCAACGCGCGCCGGACGCCGCCGGGGCGACGCAGCCGATGCGCAGGCAGGTGTTCGCCGAAGCGTCGGTCGCGGAGTAGCGCTGCGTCGCGCCAGAAGCGTGCCCGAGGCGCGCGGCACCGCTTCGGCGCGAACTTTTTCGGTGGGGAGCGCGGGCTACAGCTTGTGCATCCACTCGCGGCTCAGGTCCACCACCTGGTCCGAGGCCAGGCCCAGGCCGAACGCCACCGCGATGCCGCCCAGCCACGACACCAGCATCAGGCCGCCGTCGCGTTCCAGCAGGGCCAGCGAGAACAGCAGCAGCATCGCGCCGAACGCGTAGTTGGTGAACGGGATTGGCAGCGACAGCAGGATCCCCAGCACCACCAGCAGCAGGCCGCTGAACGCGCGTGCCGGCAGCGTCTCGACCAGCGCCGGCAGGCGCGGCTTGAGCAACTTGTCCAGCCGCCGCAGCCACGGTGCGATGCGCCCGACGAAGCGCTGCATGGTGCGCCGGCGCGGGCCGCGTTCGCCGATGAAGCGCGGCAACCAGGGCTTGCGCAGGCCGATCAGCATCTGCGCGCCGATCAGCGTCACCAGCGGCCCGCTGAGGCCGCCGGCCAGGCCCGGCACCGGCAGGAACGCCGGCAGGATCGCCACGAACAGGAACACGCCGAACGCGCTGTGCTGCAGGTCGGCCAGGATCGTGCGCAGCCGCAACTGCTCGTCCGGATCGCCGAGCAGGAAGGTGTCGAGCAGGGTGCGGATGCCTTCGGCGCTGTAGCCGTGGCCGGGCTCCGCGTCGGGCGCGTCACCCGGTGATGTCATCGCTGTTCTCGTCCTGCAGCTTGCTCAGCAGCAGCTTG
Proteins encoded:
- a CDS encoding SDR family oxidoreductase, with product MSLIPPIPTTPALPLRDRVILVTGGAQGIGRGVVQAVLGAGGRVAFGDLDAEAGRACVAELDAGDRVLFRRLDVAAEAGVRRFVDAALAQFGRIDGLVNNAGVADPHSGPLERLALREWNRRLGASLGGAFLCSKHALPALRDSPGGGAIVNIASTRAHQSEPDSEAYAAAKGGLLAFTHALAISAGPAVRVNCISPGWIATDAWRKPSARRKPALSRQDHAQHPAGRVGTPQDIGALAVYLLSGDAGFVTGQDFVVDGGMTRKMQYA
- a CDS encoding LLM class flavin-dependent oxidoreductase encodes the protein MMPISILDLAPVCEGSDTTQAFSNMLDLAQHAERWGYHRYWLAEHHNMPGIASAATAVLIGHVAGGTRRIRVGAGGIMLPNHAPLQVAEQFGTLASLYPGRIDLGLGRAPGTDQATARALRRYFDSADQFPHDVAELLRYFEPAEPGQLVRAVPGAGIEVPVWLLGSSLFSARLAATLGLPFAFASHFAPDAMDEALAVYRREFRPSARLRDPYAVLALNVVGAESADAARRLFTTQQQSFVNLRRGRPGLIPPPIDDIEAFWQPHEKAGVERALACTVLGDAAEVARGMAAFVARHRPDELLLTANIHDHAARLRSFAIAAEAWTQAAAA
- a CDS encoding exopolysaccharide biosynthesis protein, coding for MTSPGDAPDAEPGHGYSAEGIRTLLDTFLLGDPDEQLRLRTILADLQHSAFGVFLFVAILPAFLPVPGLAGGLSGPLVTLIGAQMLIGLRKPWLPRFIGERGPRRRTMQRFVGRIAPWLRRLDKLLKPRLPALVETLPARAFSGLLLVVLGILLSLPIPFTNYAFGAMLLLFSLALLERDGGLMLVSWLGGIAVAFGLGLASDQVVDLSREWMHKL